AGTTCGAAAACCGCGTCAAAACTCGCGTCCGCGTACGGGATGCGCTCCGCGTCGAGGACTTGCAGGTCCACCTCGGCCCTGGCGCGGCCGGCGAGGCGCCCCGCGCGCGCGACCATCTTCTCATCGAGGTCAAACGCGTCGATGCGCGACGGATGGAAATAGGCGTCGATCTGCAAAATCCCCGCGCCGGGACCGCAGCCGATCTCCAGCACGTGCCCCAGATCGCGCGGGCACCACGCGCGAAACCGCGAAAACGTGCGCCGCATCAAAAAGCGCCGCGCGGGGTTGTCGACCAACGCGTATTCGAAGGCGTTGATCTTCATGTCGCCTCCTTCGCGCCGCGCGCCAGTTCGGGCGCGAGCGCGGGCAGAAGCAGCGCGTGCCCGCGCAGATGGCTCGCCGGCTGAAAGACGAGCGCGAACGGCCAGCCGTTGACGTGCCGGGGGACGTATATCGTGCCGTCGGCCGTCTCGCCCGGCGCGACGCGATTGGCTGTTTCGAGCGAGCCCGCGATCGAAGCGGTCCGATCAAGCGCCTCCGCGCCGCGGCCGGATCCCTGATCGACCCAGAACATCCCCGGTTTGATTTGCGCCGCCTGCCGCTCGGCAATGTTCGTGACGCGCACGCGGAACGTCATGTAGCCGCCGGCGGCCTCCGGAAGGCCGTCGATTTTCGGCTCCCATCCGTATTCCAACACGCGAACGCGGTAGCGCTCGGGGATTTCGATTGAAAGCGGCAGATCGCCCTTGACCTCCGCGGGGTAAAGCGACTCATACGGAGGAACATTCAGGGCTTCCGCCGAAATCCATCCGAAAAGCTCGCCCTCGCGCTCCGCCAGGAATCCCGCGCCTTGTTGCGCGTGCAGTCGCACCGAGTCTCCCGCCTTGGCCGCCATCTTGCGCCCGCCGGGGCCGTAAACCGCCGTGACATCGGCGTTCAACGTCACGTCGCCCTGAACAACGAGGCCGAACAGCCCCTCCCAGCGCGGCTTGAGCTTGACGAGCTCGCCGGAAAACGAATAGCCGATGGGGTCCTTGGCCTCCAGGGAAAGCGTCGCCGCGATCGCCTGGGGTTCGTATTCGCGATAGATCGGGTCAAACGAGCGGCCCACGATGCGGAAATCGCGCCACGAGCCGGGCCGCCACGGATTCGTGCTCGTCACCGGCGGATCGAAGCCCAGCCC
The sequence above is drawn from the bacterium genome and encodes:
- a CDS encoding methyltransferase domain-containing protein, with translation MKINAFEYALVDNPARRFLMRRTFSRFRAWCPRDLGHVLEIGCGPGAGILQIDAYFHPSRIDAFDLDEKMVARAGRLAGRARAEVDLQVLDAERIPYADASFDAVFELTIFHHIPDWRAAMKEAARVLKPGGMFLFEELVREFHFDVPVVSFVQQRFTDHPWATIPDRSTFLAELPKAGLLVEHLHDHPIKGWIAGAARKPA